In the Juglans microcarpa x Juglans regia isolate MS1-56 chromosome 6D, Jm3101_v1.0, whole genome shotgun sequence genome, one interval contains:
- the LOC121235940 gene encoding uncharacterized protein LOC121235940: protein MADTEPDNIRHRKLLPEKNLANPSKFYSHFLYKALIVTVFVVVLPIFPSRAPEFINQTVFTRSWELLHLIFVGIAVSYGLFSRRNDETEKENSNSKFDNAHTYVSRWLEVSSDFDDEAESPSGSDESKVQTWSSQYRRNEPVVVLAQEHSVHAEQRSTGEKPLLLPVRSLKSRVPDPGVVDSANESYPSGYSSGSISRSTSKPSSKGFSGNSNKTRNGGLGGLDPLELEARLMDNVVHPSPVSWRSRSGRMEMEEDVDSPTLYNLPPSFEESEFNRLKSRSSSSNQMPQSSRSSSNTSSKSSHSHSLSSARKLSPSPSFSAESQAKNAEDLVRKKSFFKSPPAPPPPPPPPLIRRSSSVRPNSTFVSDGVSLEKELRRRFTSEPKKLNKRVGESQVGRVNPGVEMKVRRIRASETEAGAGGVTDFGEDAMNDKLEKGLKEAQSTQVGKSGWKIMGFDQTSSQTKRLGGESVPVMSNPDFMELSGEENQETMVSDEDTESEDDGIGGSPSNGVGLNHKEAASSNFSDGGGGGGPDVDKKADEFIAKFREQIRLQRIESIKRSSGQIKRDSSR, encoded by the coding sequence ATGGCAGATACAGAGCCTGACAACATCAGACACCGAAAGCTACTACCTGAGAAAAACCTAGCCAACCCAAGTAAGTTCTATTCACATTTCCTATACAAAGCTCTTATAGTTACAGTTTTCGTAGTTGTTCTTCCAATCTTTCCCTCACGAGCCCCTGAATTCATCAACCAAACTGTATTCACCAGAAGCTGGGAGCTTCTACACCTCATTTTTGTCGGTATCGCCGTCTCTTACGGACTATTTAGCCGGCGAAACGATGAAACTGAGAAAGAAAATAGCAACTCTAAATTCGATAATGCGCATACGTATGTGTCTAGATGGCTGGAGGTATCATCGGATTTTGATGATGAAGCCGAAAGCCCATCTGGGTCTGATGAGAGCAAGGTCCAAACGTGGAGTAGTCAGTACCGTAGGAATGAACCAGTGGTTGTTCTAGCCCAAGAACACTCTGTTCATGCTGAACAGAGAAGTACAGGTGAAAAGCCGCTGCTTTTGCCTGTTCGGAGCTTAAAATCACGGGTGCCTGACCCAGGCGTTGTAGATTCTGCTAATGAATCCTACCCTAGTGGCTACTCCTCGGGTTCCATTAGTAGGTCTACTTCCAAACCCAGTTCCAAAGGGTTTTCGGGGAATTCAAATAAAACTAGAAATGGCGGATTGGGAGGTTTGGACCCGCTTGAACTGGAGGCGAGGTTGATGGACAATGTTGTGCATCCTTCTCCAGTTTCATGGCGATCGAGGTCTGGAAGAATGGAAATGGAAGAAGATGTTGATAGTCCTACACTGTATAATCTACCTCCTTCATTTGAGGAATCTGAATTTAATCGGCTCAAATCTCGGTCTTCTAGCAGCAACCAAATGCCTCAGTCATCACGATCCAGTTCCAACACTTCTTCAAAGTCGTCTCATTCACACTCTCTATCTTCGGCAAGAAAGTTATCTCCTTCACCTTCGTTTTCTGCAGAATCACAAGCCAAAAATGCGGAGGATTTGGTGAGGAAGAAGAGCTTTTTCAAGTCTCCACCtgcacctcctcctccacctccacctccactgATTCGCAGATCATCTTCAGTGCGGCCTAATTCTACCTTTGTGAGTGATGGGGTTTCGTTGGAAAAGGAATTGAGGCGACGCTTCACAAGTGAAccaaagaaattgaataaaaggGTAGGTGAAAGTCAGGTGGGTAGAGTGAATCCTGGGGTGGAAATGAAGGTTAGAAGAATAAGAGCCAGTGAAACAGAGGCAGGAGCTGGGGGAGTCACAGATTTTGGAGAAGATGCCATGAATGATAAATTGGAGAAAGGCCTAAAGGAAGCTCAGTCGACCCAGGTGGGAAAATCAGGATGGAAAATAATGGGATTCGATCAAACATCGTCCCAGACCAAGAGACTGGGAGGGGAAAGCGTCCCTGTAATGTCAAACCCTGATTTCATGGAATTATCAGGGGAAGAAAACCAAGAGACTATGGTTTCTGATGAAGACACTGAAAGTGAGGATGATGGCATCGGAGGAAGTCCAAGCAATGGTGTAGGTTTAAACCACAAGGAAGCTGCTTCGAGCAATTTCAGtgatggaggaggaggaggaggaccTGATGTGGATAAAAAGGCTGATGAGTT